A window of Candidatus Kinetoplastibacterium crithidii (ex Angomonas deanei ATCC 30255) contains these coding sequences:
- a CDS encoding electron transfer flavoprotein subunit beta/FixA family protein — protein sequence MKVLVAIKSVIDHNVTVQIRDDNLGVKTDNVKISANPFDEIALETAIQLKEKGIVSEIIVVSCGIDCKSVLQNALAMGADRAFFVYSDIDLQPLAVAKIIKKLVQEEKPQIVFLGKQSIDNDYCQTGQILAGLLNWSQATFASCIDFIDNRFLVNMEVDFGSKLVSVKLPTVITADLNLNQPRYISLQNLIKSKKKKIELINSEEILNDIKPRIIRLNMKEAKKDKKTVFFNEINIFLDKLKNELI from the coding sequence ATGAAGGTTTTAGTAGCTATAAAAAGTGTTATAGATCATAATGTTACAGTTCAAATTAGAGATGATAATCTAGGTGTTAAAACAGACAATGTAAAAATTTCTGCGAATCCTTTTGATGAAATTGCTTTGGAGACAGCAATTCAATTAAAAGAAAAAGGTATTGTTTCTGAAATTATTGTTGTTTCTTGTGGTATTGATTGTAAATCTGTTTTGCAAAATGCATTAGCAATGGGAGCTGATAGGGCATTTTTTGTTTATTCTGATATTGATTTACAACCATTAGCTGTCGCTAAAATTATAAAAAAATTGGTTCAAGAAGAAAAACCTCAAATTGTATTTTTAGGTAAGCAGTCTATAGATAATGATTATTGCCAAACTGGGCAAATATTAGCTGGATTATTAAATTGGTCTCAGGCAACATTTGCTAGCTGTATAGATTTTATAGATAATAGATTTTTAGTAAATATGGAGGTTGATTTTGGGTCAAAATTAGTTTCTGTAAAATTACCAACTGTTATTACAGCAGATCTTAATCTTAACCAACCTAGATATATTTCTTTACAAAATTTAATTAAATCAAAAAAGAAAAAGATTGAATTAATCAATTCAGAAGAAATCTTAAATGACATCAAACCAAGAATAATTAGATTAAATATGAAAGAAGCGAAAAAAGATAAAAAAACTGTATTTTTCAACGAAATAAATATTTTTTTAGATAAACTTAAGAATGAATTAATATGA
- a CDS encoding electron transfer flavoprotein subunit alpha/FixB family protein, which produces MILIVPDHNNYSLDSSTINLLEAASRLGLKEEIHILIIGYNLERVIKEATNISNYITKILVVDAFYFGDFLAENHALQISKLASDYSCVIFSNSSFAKSIAPRLAGILDIAPISEVTDIISKDIFERFIYTGKFIETVSCNENTKILTINTSFFANKNSYKKNSTVLVEHVSPIDNLGLSILVDDKINLTNRPDLLKANIVVAGGRALGSKENFDNLICGLADKLGAAVGASRAAVDAGYTSNDLQIGQTGKSISPKLYFAIGISGAAQHIAGICNAGVIVSINNDRDAPIFQFSDYGIVGNLFDIVPKLIKLL; this is translated from the coding sequence ATGATATTAATAGTTCCTGATCATAATAATTATTCTCTTGATAGTTCCACTATAAATCTTCTAGAAGCTGCTTCAAGATTAGGATTAAAAGAAGAGATACATATATTGATAATTGGGTATAATTTAGAAAGGGTTATAAAAGAAGCTACTAATATATCTAATTATATAACGAAGATATTGGTAGTTGATGCATTTTATTTTGGAGATTTTCTAGCAGAGAATCATGCTTTACAAATTTCTAAATTAGCTAGTGATTATTCTTGTGTTATTTTTTCTAATTCTTCTTTTGCAAAAAGCATTGCTCCAAGGTTAGCAGGTATCTTAGATATTGCCCCAATATCTGAAGTTACTGATATTATTTCTAAGGATATTTTCGAGCGTTTTATATACACAGGTAAGTTTATAGAAACTGTTTCTTGTAATGAAAATACGAAAATTCTTACTATAAACACATCATTTTTTGCTAATAAAAATTCTTATAAAAAGAATTCTACTGTTTTAGTAGAGCATGTTTCTCCAATAGATAATCTTGGTTTATCTATTTTAGTAGATGATAAAATAAATCTCACAAATCGTCCTGATTTATTGAAAGCGAATATTGTAGTAGCTGGGGGTCGTGCACTAGGCAGCAAAGAAAATTTTGATAATTTGATATGTGGTTTAGCTGATAAATTAGGAGCTGCTGTTGGGGCATCTCGTGCTGCTGTTGATGCTGGTTATACTTCTAATGATTTGCAAATAGGTCAAACTGGCAAAAGCATTTCACCAAAATTATACTTTGCTATAGGTATATCAGGTGCGGCACAACATATTGCTGGTATTTGTAATGCGGGTGTTATTGTATCAATAAATAATGATAGAGATGCACCTATTTTTCAATTTTCTGACTATGGAATAGTGGGAAATCTTTT